ACTGGAGCTTTTTATCTTTAATGAGTGATTTCAAATAAGAGCCATAATCAGTCTTGCTCATCGTATCAGAAATTATCTCTATTTCTTCGGTAGTTAGCCAACCGTTACCCAAGGCTATCTCCTCAGGACAAGCTATTTTCAACCCTTGAACATGTTCAATCGATTGAACGAACGAAGAAGCCTCGTTAAGGCTCGCGTGCGTACCAGTATCTAACCAAGCAAAACCACGCCCTAATAATTCAACCTTAAGTTTCCCATTTTTCAAATAAAGTTGATTGATACTTGTAATTTCTAGTTCACCTCGCTCTGATGGCGTGATTGTTTTGGCCATAGAAACCACGTTATTATCATAAAAATATAGACCAGTAACGGCCCAATTTGATTTTGGCTGCTCAGGTTTTTCTTCTATGCTCAGTACTTTTTTATTTTCATCAAAGTCGACTACACCAAACCGTTCAGGATCTTTAACATGATAACCAAACACAATCGCGCCATCTTTGATTTCGGCTGCAGCTTTTAATGTCCTTCCAAATGATTGACCATAAAATATATTATCACCCAAAATCAAACACACACTATCATTGCCAATAAAATCGGCACCAATAATAAATGCTTGTGCCAATCCTTCGGGCTTATGCTGTACTGCATACGTTATTTTCACCCCCAAGGCCGAACCGTCACCCAGTAACCGCTGAAAATTATTATTATCTTCTGGGGTGGTGATAACTAGAATATCTCTAATACCCGCTAACATTAATGTAGATAATGGATAATAAATCATCGGTTTATCATATACAGGTAGGAGCTGTTTTGATAATCCTTTAGTCAATGGATATAGCCTGGTTCCAGCCCCGCCAGCTAAAATTATACCTTTCATAGTTTAAATTCCCTTAGAGTTGTTATGACTTCTTATATTTATGATGCTCACTTTTTAAAACTTTTTTATGTCCATCACCTAAGCATAGTTCCGCTAATCTTATATCTTTAACAAACAATTTAAATTTATCAGTAAGCATATCAATGGCAACATTGTCAAAGTGGGCCCACGGGGTATTACCATATTTTACGTGCTTCTCAATCATCAGACTACCTGCAGCAACCGCAAGCTGACAGCATAAAGAACCAATATCATGACTAGAATAGCCCGGAATTATTTTTGGATATTTAAGACTTAAATCGTGATAATGTCTTACAACTGCCACATTCGCATCTTCATTCATAGTCGGATACGATGATACACATTGAAGTAAGTAGATATTTTTACAGTTAGTAAATTCGTTAATGATGAATTTTTCATACTCTGGGGAAGTCATCCCTGTAGATATAACGACGCTCCCTGTGTGCTCACTTGCAACATGCCTTAGAAAATCTTCATGTTCAGATATAGTTGAAGGTAGTTTTATAAGATCAGGTGAGAATTTTTTAATATAAATGTACGAGTCTTGATCTAATACAGATGCAAACCATTTAATGCCATATTCTGAACACCATTTAGAAACTGACTCAAATCCGTCGTCGTTTAATTCCAAGCCGTTTCTATAATCACGAAATGTATTCCCAAATGGTGAAGCATATGGCTTAGCCAATTCTTCTTGAGTATAGAATGTTTCCACATTTCTTTTCTGTAATTTAATATAATCGGCTCCTGCTTCTGCAGCAGCTGCTATCATTCTTTGCAATAACTTTTTATCACCAAAATGATTTGTTGTGATTTCCGCGACAATTTCTACTTTGCGGCTATTGCAGCTATCTTTATTAGAATCGCTCACGAAGAAATTTTCGGATTTTACTGACTTCGATTTTACTTGATAATTTCCACCACTGATAATTCTATTGAACCCTGCGACACTAAGACCACTAAAGTTCTTGTCTCCAATATGAATCACATCAATTGACAATTCATTTTTATGACGCATTAACAGTGACAAATACTCTTGCTGACTTTCTAAAAGATTCTCTAGATAATCATTTTCACCAAAACCTAAATTTCGATTTGCTTTAGAAGAGAATCCATTTTTAATAGAAAAATCGAAACCCAATAGATATACAGAAATACGCTCTCGCAAATTGTCAGCGATAAGATTGCTCAGCTTGATTGCTGATATTATTAAGGCATCTTCTACAGCAAATCCAGCTTGAAAAAAACGTTCTTGTATTGGACGATAGTTTTCAGGATTCTCGGCAATATGATCAACTGTAATGAACTTACTATCATTCAAGACTGGTTCTGATGTTATATATAGGTCACAAAGTCTTTCATTTTCTTCAAAATATTTTCTAACCCATTCGTGGGCGTAAATGCAGATATCGCCTGCAAGAATTCGTTCAGAATCATTTATATTTATAATGAAGTAATCACTTAATGAATTTTTTTCGATCTCATCCAGCGAAGGCCCTTTACCAATAATGGCAATATTACATTTCCCACTTAATTTGAAAAGTTCGCTAACCGTCTGAACGATATTATTCACATGCTACCCCTATAGAAATTTTGTATTTTTTCGTTGGAAACAATAACTCTCCAGTATACTTAGCTCCGTCTACATATGCTGGAATATTATGTTCCAATGCCAGATTTAAGCCAGGCAATACATCCCAACAGTTAACGCCGTTAACATTATCAAATCTTGCAAAGGCCCCCTTAACTGCATTTAACATATTGTACATTGAACAACCTATAATACGATATTCAAAGCCTGTAGGAGTTTTTAGTAAATCATCTTTAGTCAGTGATGATGATAATCCATAGATTCTTGACTCATATCTAGTTAGATTATCTCCCGAAACTAGTTGCTCATTCAGTTCAGGAAGATAAATACAGGATTCAGTATGTATACCATTGGTGTAAATTGATATGCCAACACCCCACTCCTTTAATCCACTAACAAAATTCTCCGTGCCGTCAATTGGATCTATTACAATGTATGATCCTCTTTGGTCCCAAACATTATCAGCAAATGGTGCTAATTCTTCAGAGATCAGTTTATGATTTGGTAATATTCTTTCTAGATGCTTAATTAAAATATCCTGTATTAATAAATCACCTTCAGATACAAAGCTATCATCATCTTTTATTTTCTTGTTATTTCTCAACATCAAAATCATCGGAAGGCTATCATTTATCAATTGAATACATTGTCTACATGCGCTCATAGTGACACCTTTTTCTTCTCTAACACAGCTTCAACTATTTCAAAATCAAATAAATCATCAATATCCAAACCACATATTTTATCAGATATTATTGGATATACTTTTCTACCTAAGAAGTCATCTGATATAGCGACCCCTTTAAATCGTATAATATCAGTGCTAAATACAGTAAATGCATTCGGCATATTTTGCCTTCTGATCATTGATTTACTATGGTCATCAAACAACGGAGACAACACATCATCTTGAATTGTGTATAATCTATTTTCAGCTGAAACAACCGTTCGTGCAGAACTATATGATGGATTATTTTTTAAAACAGAAATTCCTTTTTCTATATCTTCAACACTCCTGAATACAAAAGTTGGTCTTAGCCAAACTATAATATCAGGTTCTGGTATTTCGCTCTCTTGAAATTTCTGTCTTAAGTCCTTAAGTATATCCTGTTCCATTGCTGTATCTATTGCAGCTTCGGCACTTCTCAAAAAGGGAACTTCTGCCCCATATTTTTTTGCAATATCAGCATACTTTTCAGAATCCGTACTACAAATAACTTTACTCACACTGGGTAACTGTTTTGCAAACTCGATACTATACGCAATCAATGGCTTCCCACTTAATTCTCTAATATTTTTATCCGGCAAGCCTTTTGAGCCCGAACGTGCAGGTACAATCGCATATACCAACATATTATTTTCCTTTTTTATCATTAGGGAATTGACTTGAATTATCAAGCCATTGCTGATTATTAATATACCAGTGGATAGTTTTTCTGATACCGCTTGCAAAAGTTTCTTTAGGTTGCCAACCAAGATTGTTTTTCAATTTTGTACTATCTATTGCATATCTGCGATCATGACCTGGCCGATCAGTAACATATTCAATTAAATCTCTTCTAGGCCCTTCATCACTAGGTACCACTTCATCAACAATATCGCAAATAAGTAGAGCTACATCAAGGTTACGGATCTCATTGAACCCTCCAATATTATAGGTATCCCCAATGTCTCCGCACGTTAGAACTCGATATAAGGCCCGAACATGATCTTCAACATACAACCAATCACGAATTTGGTCTCCCTTGCCATATATTGGTATACATTTATAGTTCAGAGCATGCAAAATTATTTTAGGAATCAATTTTTCTGAATTATGATATGGCCCATAGTTGTTTGAACAGTTAGTTATAATAGTGGGTAACCCATACGTTCGATACCACGCCCTCACTAAATGATCACTTGCCGCTTTTGAAGCTGAATATGGGCTGCTGGGATCATAACGTGTTATTTCTGTAAAAAGTGGCAATTCCCGAGGAGCTTCTTTAAAATCATCTGGATGCGGCAAATCACCATATACTTCATCCGTTGAAATATGATGAAACCTAAATTTAGTCTTCATTCCCTCGGGAAGAAGATTCCAATATTTCTTAGTCGCTTCCAATAAAGAATAAGTACCCAATATATTTGTACTTATAAACTCAGCAGGCCCATCTATAGATCTGTCGACATGACTTTCAGCGGCTAAATGCATCACCGCATTAGGTTTAAATTCCGATATTATTTCTTCCATTAGGTTCTGATTACAAAT
Above is a window of Lelliottia jeotgali DNA encoding:
- a CDS encoding Glucose-1-phosphate thymidylyltransferase yields the protein MKGIILAGGAGTRLYPLTKGLSKQLLPVYDKPMIYYPLSTLMLAGIRDILVITTPEDNNNFQRLLGDGSALGVKITYAVQHKPEGLAQAFIIGADFIGNDSVCLILGDNIFYGQSFGRTLKAAAEIKDGAIVFGYHVKDPERFGVVDFDENKKVLSIEEKPEQPKSNWAVTGLYFYDNNVVSMAKTITPSERGELEITSINQLYLKNGKLKVELLGRGFAWLDTGTHASLNEASSFVQSIEHVQGLKIACPEEIALGNGWLTTEEIEIISDTMSKTDYGSYLKSLIKDKKLQFSLKVNR
- a CDS encoding N-acetylneuraminate synthase; translation: MNNIVQTVSELFKLSGKCNIAIIGKGPSLDEIEKNSLSDYFIININDSERILAGDICIYAHEWVRKYFEENERLCDLYITSEPVLNDSKFITVDHIAENPENYRPIQERFFQAGFAVEDALIISAIKLSNLIADNLRERISVYLLGFDFSIKNGFSSKANRNLGFGENDYLENLLESQQEYLSLLMRHKNELSIDVIHIGDKNFSGLSVAGFNRIISGGNYQVKSKSVKSENFFVSDSNKDSCNSRKVEIVAEITTNHFGDKKLLQRMIAAAAEAGADYIKLQKRNVETFYTQEELAKPYASPFGNTFRDYRNGLELNDDGFESVSKWCSEYGIKWFASVLDQDSYIYIKKFSPDLIKLPSTISEHEDFLRHVASEHTGSVVISTGMTSPEYEKFIINEFTNCKNIYLLQCVSSYPTMNEDANVAVVRHYHDLSLKYPKIIPGYSSHDIGSLCCQLAVAAGSLMIEKHVKYGNTPWAHFDNVAIDMLTDKFKLFVKDIRLAELCLGDGHKKVLKSEHHKYKKS
- a CDS encoding inositol monophosphatase; translated protein: MSACRQCIQLINDSLPMILMLRNNKKIKDDDSFVSEGDLLIQDILIKHLERILPNHKLISEELAPFADNVWDQRGSYIVIDPIDGTENFVSGLKEWGVGISIYTNGIHTESCIYLPELNEQLVSGDNLTRYESRIYGLSSSLTKDDLLKTPTGFEYRIIGCSMYNMLNAVKGAFARFDNVNGVNCWDVLPGLNLALEHNIPAYVDGAKYTGELLFPTKKYKISIGVACE
- a CDS encoding N-acylneuraminate cytidylyltransferase, with protein sequence MLVYAIVPARSGSKGLPDKNIRELSGKPLIAYSIEFAKQLPSVSKVICSTDSEKYADIAKKYGAEVPFLRSAEAAIDTAMEQDILKDLRQKFQESEIPEPDIIVWLRPTFVFRSVEDIEKGISVLKNNPSYSSARTVVSAENRLYTIQDDVLSPLFDDHSKSMIRRQNMPNAFTVFSTDIIRFKGVAISDDFLGRKVYPIISDKICGLDIDDLFDFEIVEAVLEKKKVSL
- a CDS encoding dTDP-glucose 4,6-dehydratase; amino-acid sequence: MKIIVTGGAGFIGSALVRFLIEETNHIVLNIDKLTYAGNLESLNSIMSSERYIFKHADICNQNLMEEIISEFKPNAVMHLAAESHVDRSIDGPAEFISTNILGTYSLLEATKKYWNLLPEGMKTKFRFHHISTDEVYGDLPHPDDFKEAPRELPLFTEITRYDPSSPYSASKAASDHLVRAWYRTYGLPTIITNCSNNYGPYHNSEKLIPKIILHALNYKCIPIYGKGDQIRDWLYVEDHVRALYRVLTCGDIGDTYNIGGFNEIRNLDVALLICDIVDEVVPSDEGPRRDLIEYVTDRPGHDRRYAIDSTKLKNNLGWQPKETFASGIRKTIHWYINNQQWLDNSSQFPNDKKGK